The following are encoded in a window of Roseivirga misakiensis genomic DNA:
- a CDS encoding serine hydrolase domain-containing protein has product MRNFVIIILLCLSVTIKGQMPPVPDLPYSSLEEVGFNRDSMDVLINDIYNFDNGDFTGLVIIKDHKLVTEWHFNTFWRKQILDIRSAGKSITSLLLGVAMEEGLVQSIDQDVYSFFPKEKYPNIHEDYKKIKISHLLNMASGLDADTDRGETPGHAVNWSGKEEWVQYILGVPLANKPGEKWVYADINAAVIGAIIEETSGMSLRDFANKHVFKPMGIKQFFWFTNEANQTVAAGTLYISTLDFAKLGVLVANNGQWADKQIVQSEYVEKLIASRDFDLTDYWALTDAYGMLWYKKSRTINGRKFDYLWASGRGGNQLIVLPKENMVIALTSTAYGPRYGHPRAYRVLGKVLAAIK; this is encoded by the coding sequence ATGCGAAATTTCGTAATCATCATTCTGCTATGTCTTTCTGTGACAATCAAAGGGCAGATGCCACCCGTACCTGACCTACCCTATTCAAGCTTGGAAGAGGTCGGCTTTAACCGGGACTCCATGGATGTGCTGATCAATGATATTTACAATTTCGATAATGGTGACTTTACGGGTTTAGTCATTATCAAAGATCACAAATTAGTCACTGAATGGCATTTTAATACTTTCTGGAGAAAACAGATCCTTGATATTCGATCGGCCGGTAAAAGCATAACATCCTTATTACTAGGTGTTGCCATGGAAGAAGGATTAGTGCAAAGCATAGATCAAGATGTCTACTCGTTTTTTCCAAAAGAGAAATACCCCAACATTCATGAAGACTACAAGAAAATTAAAATAAGCCACCTGTTAAATATGGCTTCTGGTTTGGATGCCGATACTGATCGAGGCGAGACCCCAGGGCATGCCGTAAACTGGTCAGGAAAAGAAGAATGGGTTCAATACATATTGGGCGTTCCTTTAGCCAATAAGCCTGGTGAAAAGTGGGTATATGCCGATATCAATGCGGCCGTCATAGGAGCGATAATCGAGGAAACTTCTGGTATGAGCCTAAGAGATTTTGCGAACAAACATGTCTTTAAACCCATGGGTATCAAACAGTTCTTTTGGTTCACCAATGAGGCTAATCAAACTGTGGCCGCTGGTACTTTATACATATCTACCTTAGATTTCGCAAAACTCGGAGTTCTAGTTGCTAATAATGGCCAATGGGCCGACAAACAAATTGTCCAATCCGAATACGTAGAAAAATTGATCGCAAGCCGGGACTTTGACTTGACTGATTACTGGGCTTTAACCGACGCTTATGGCATGCTATGGTATAAAAAATCTCGAACAATCAATGGTCGCAAATTTGACTATTTATGGGCATCAGGCCGGGGCGGAAATCAGTTAATTGTATTGCCAAAAGAGAATATGGTCATCGCACTCACCTCCACTGCCTACGGGCCACGGTATGGGCATCCTAGGGCTTATAGAGTGCTCGGCAAAGTACTAGCCGCCATAAAATGA
- a CDS encoding ABC transporter permease has protein sequence MFKHNLLITLRNFKRYKSSFLINLVGLSVGLLSALLIYFWVYSEVTVDAFHEKDEQLFQVMRNSNYGQGIRVYNNNSDLLPDALRAEMAEVEYAVPFVEVWSDVYLSYGDKNIKASGRLAGKDFFNAFSYDLIQGDRASALSGINSIVLSKKMAETLSVNQEVGVGKVVSILGETQYGTRYEGDYLVTGIVDLSQQNVSEKFDYLLTTELFLSKRSPGNNKWNSNSSRVYITLKEGTDLDQFNEKLNVFFRNKRYPEDDDLDPEWGENMFLQQYSTRYLYDRYENGVLAGGRIDYIILFAAVGVMVLLVACINFMNLSTAQAFRRLKEVGVKKVVGASRRSLAFQYITESVCLAGLASVIAVIGAMALYPKLSMISGRDIIINWDAELIVGIIAIVIATGLISGSYPAFFISRMKPILILKGKLKTSISEVLVRKGLVVFQFCVSLVLIITVIVVNKQIDYTQSKNLGYDRDNVLSFRSEGKMLGNYEAFLNEAKALRGVVSAGMVQGNPIYFTNSGGGFPREDQPMVQFTFARVGYDFLETMGIELLEGRSFSREFANEETKIILNETSVKAMGVENPVGKVYDIRGKKQVIGIMKDFHLQSLHNEIKPSFLVFRPEDVNRAVIKIQSGTERETITELEELYRSFNPGLPFDYEFLDQNYEALYLAEERTARLYRYFAIVVVFISCLGLLGLAAFTVQMRLKEIGIRKVLGSSVWRIVGLLTKDLTRTVIISLIISIPVGYYLSQGWLDGFAYRMDLNFGIFAVSGLVVVLLAWGIVAIQAMRAANVNPVECLQDE, from the coding sequence ATGTTTAAACATAATCTTTTAATTACACTGCGGAACTTTAAGCGATACAAAAGTTCCTTTTTAATCAATTTAGTGGGGCTGTCAGTTGGTCTATTGTCGGCACTACTCATTTACTTCTGGGTCTATAGTGAAGTCACAGTAGATGCCTTTCATGAAAAAGATGAACAACTTTTTCAAGTCATGAGAAACTCCAATTATGGGCAAGGTATTCGAGTCTATAATAACAACTCCGATTTACTACCGGATGCTTTAAGGGCAGAAATGGCCGAAGTAGAATATGCCGTTCCTTTTGTGGAAGTGTGGTCAGATGTTTACCTATCATATGGTGATAAGAATATTAAAGCCAGTGGTCGCTTAGCAGGAAAAGACTTTTTCAACGCCTTTTCCTATGATTTAATTCAAGGTGATAGGGCTAGCGCATTATCGGGAATCAACTCCATTGTTTTGTCTAAAAAAATGGCCGAAACCTTATCCGTGAATCAGGAAGTGGGCGTAGGAAAAGTTGTTTCCATTTTGGGGGAAACTCAATATGGTACGCGATATGAAGGCGATTATTTAGTCACAGGTATTGTAGACTTGTCCCAGCAGAATGTCTCAGAAAAGTTTGACTACTTATTGACCACTGAGCTTTTCTTGAGCAAACGAAGCCCTGGTAATAATAAGTGGAATAGTAATAGTTCTCGCGTTTATATCACATTAAAAGAAGGAACGGATTTAGACCAGTTTAATGAAAAACTCAACGTCTTTTTTAGAAATAAAAGATATCCAGAAGACGATGATTTAGATCCAGAATGGGGTGAGAATATGTTTTTGCAGCAGTATTCAACCCGTTATTTATATGATAGATACGAGAATGGCGTATTAGCCGGTGGCCGAATTGATTATATCATTCTATTTGCTGCCGTAGGGGTTATGGTTTTGCTTGTGGCTTGTATCAACTTTATGAACTTGTCCACTGCTCAAGCCTTTAGGAGGTTGAAAGAGGTTGGGGTTAAAAAAGTAGTTGGCGCATCTAGAAGGTCACTGGCCTTTCAGTATATCACAGAATCAGTGTGTTTGGCTGGTCTGGCATCGGTAATCGCGGTGATCGGCGCCATGGCACTATACCCAAAGTTGAGCATGATTTCTGGTAGAGATATTATCATAAATTGGGACGCAGAACTTATCGTCGGAATCATTGCTATCGTAATTGCAACAGGCTTAATTTCGGGAAGTTACCCTGCGTTTTTCATCTCTAGGATGAAACCTATTCTAATCTTAAAAGGCAAGCTCAAAACTTCTATCAGTGAAGTTCTTGTTAGAAAAGGCCTGGTGGTCTTCCAGTTCTGCGTCTCATTGGTTTTAATCATAACTGTCATTGTGGTGAACAAACAAATTGACTATACCCAATCAAAGAACTTAGGTTATGACAGAGATAACGTATTATCGTTTCGCAGCGAAGGCAAAATGTTGGGGAATTACGAGGCCTTTTTGAATGAGGCAAAAGCATTAAGAGGGGTTGTAAGTGCTGGAATGGTACAGGGTAATCCAATATACTTCACTAATTCAGGTGGAGGATTCCCAAGAGAAGATCAACCTATGGTCCAGTTTACTTTTGCCAGGGTTGGTTATGATTTCCTAGAAACTATGGGCATAGAACTACTCGAAGGCCGATCGTTTTCCAGAGAATTTGCCAATGAAGAGACGAAAATTATCCTGAATGAGACCTCTGTGAAGGCCATGGGTGTAGAAAATCCAGTGGGTAAGGTTTATGACATACGTGGCAAAAAGCAAGTAATCGGGATAATGAAGGACTTTCATTTGCAGTCACTTCACAATGAAATTAAACCAAGTTTTCTCGTTTTTAGGCCCGAGGATGTCAATCGGGCAGTTATAAAAATTCAGTCAGGCACAGAACGAGAAACCATAACGGAACTCGAAGAACTATACCGATCATTTAATCCAGGTTTGCCTTTCGACTATGAGTTCTTAGATCAGAATTACGAAGCACTATATCTGGCGGAAGAGCGAACGGCACGACTGTATAGATATTTTGCTATTGTAGTGGTCTTTATTTCTTGTTTAGGGTTATTGGGGCTTGCAGCATTTACAGTACAAATGAGGCTCAAAGAGATCGGTATTCGCAAGGTGCTAGGATCGAGTGTTTGGCGAATCGTTGGCCTTTTGACAAAAGATTTAACCAGGACGGTGATTATCTCACTGATCATTTCTATTCCTGTCGGATATTATTTGTCCCAAGGTTGGCTTGATGGTTTTGCTTATCGTATGGACTTAAACTTTGGAATCTTTGCAGTTTCTGGGCTGGTGGTAGTACTCTTGGCATGGGGGATCGTAGCTATTCAAGCGATGAGGGCAGCCAATGTAAACCCAGTAGAGTGTTTACAAGATGAGTAA
- a CDS encoding PadR family transcriptional regulator, with the protein MSGHSLGEFEELVLLVVAANNNEAYGVLILEQLGERLKKKLNISAIHVALKRMEKKGFVESSYGGITNERGGRRKKYYSITSLGKKMLDSQYELRTSIYKQIPKISFGQ; encoded by the coding sequence ATGTCTGGACACTCACTTGGTGAATTCGAAGAACTCGTACTACTTGTGGTAGCGGCGAATAATAATGAGGCTTATGGTGTGCTGATTCTTGAGCAACTAGGAGAAAGGTTGAAAAAGAAATTAAACATCAGTGCCATCCATGTGGCCTTGAAGCGAATGGAAAAAAAAGGCTTTGTGGAATCAAGTTATGGTGGAATCACCAATGAACGTGGGGGTAGGAGGAAGAAGTATTACTCCATCACTTCGCTTGGAAAAAAAATGCTGGACAGTCAATATGAATTAAGGACGAGCATTTATAAACAGATTCCGAAAATTTCATTTGGTCAATGA
- a CDS encoding TPR end-of-group domain-containing protein, which translates to MLQPKYLCIAIGLILNLTLSAQDSLRWVIDNQLRARDYAAAVKTYDLLFTTYQGNGNDYYNASCSWSLLKNQEQSIRYLDSAFLSGFANLEYAKIDPDLAVARQSPSFNTLIKREETFYSEENIDYLWLLEALTKRRVVSLSNKNHFSSIGSWYDWNGTPIKKILDARPDLDLKFTSDSLIDFSDKDLIIRNGRGIILLEHLKLNRLDLANSPGLLNINDQSQNVVELHDVEANVMSWNLEGYNYVRFFGVETEKIELYNCQGVGNFTIADSKLALTQQFYSTNEGAPYFPFGTIQKPINEIRIESNEFKCKEGAVGRIPFSINASKLYIDNNVFHDEVDFIDSKVGTLNMLGNHFLKAVNIDGTNFHNPTNYLPYRQFEGGFGVSGELSWEQWQTRTLIIGEQDEITQEMPYDKLVYNYKLMHSNYKERGDMISANDIYIDLKDLMLNHDYHTYKKTGSYESLIQYQIGKLLKFYTRSGTSPARAIVVSFFIILLFSFIYLLFPSEWDTKSKKRMIEDYRIFKEKNDKGYVRPFLVMSIGIIRSWLNAFALSLNAFVTLGFGAIPTKGVGRYICILQGFMGWFLLSIFTVSLINQVLI; encoded by the coding sequence ATGCTTCAACCAAAATACTTGTGTATAGCCATTGGGCTAATACTCAACCTTACCTTATCGGCCCAAGATTCTCTTAGGTGGGTTATAGATAATCAACTTAGAGCAAGAGACTATGCCGCCGCAGTTAAGACCTACGACCTCTTATTCACAACGTATCAAGGCAATGGTAATGACTATTACAATGCTTCCTGTTCATGGTCATTATTGAAGAACCAAGAGCAGTCAATAAGGTATCTTGACAGTGCCTTTCTGTCTGGGTTCGCAAACCTGGAATATGCCAAAATAGACCCTGATTTAGCCGTAGCCCGGCAGAGCCCTAGTTTTAATACCTTGATCAAAAGAGAGGAAACCTTTTACAGTGAGGAAAATATTGACTATCTGTGGCTTTTGGAAGCACTGACTAAAAGACGCGTAGTAAGTCTTAGTAACAAGAATCATTTTAGCTCTATTGGTAGTTGGTATGATTGGAATGGCACCCCTATTAAAAAGATTCTAGATGCAAGACCAGACCTAGACCTAAAATTCACTAGCGACTCATTGATCGATTTTTCTGACAAAGATTTAATCATAAGGAACGGGAGGGGAATCATTCTACTTGAGCACCTCAAGCTAAACAGGCTTGATTTAGCCAATTCACCAGGACTTTTAAATATCAATGACCAATCTCAAAATGTAGTTGAGCTACACGACGTTGAGGCTAATGTAATGTCTTGGAATCTTGAAGGCTATAACTATGTAAGGTTCTTTGGGGTTGAGACCGAAAAAATTGAACTATATAACTGTCAGGGTGTGGGAAATTTCACTATTGCCGATTCAAAGCTTGCCTTGACACAACAATTCTATAGCACTAACGAAGGCGCACCATATTTTCCATTTGGCACCATTCAAAAACCAATTAATGAGATTAGGATTGAATCAAACGAATTCAAATGTAAAGAGGGTGCGGTTGGCCGAATACCTTTCTCAATTAATGCTTCAAAACTGTATATCGATAACAATGTCTTTCATGACGAAGTCGACTTCATTGATTCTAAGGTGGGAACCTTAAACATGTTAGGAAATCATTTCTTAAAGGCAGTAAACATTGATGGAACTAACTTTCATAATCCCACTAACTATTTACCCTATCGCCAGTTCGAAGGTGGTTTTGGTGTTTCAGGAGAATTGAGTTGGGAACAATGGCAAACGCGGACTTTAATTATTGGAGAGCAAGATGAGATTACACAGGAAATGCCTTATGACAAGCTTGTTTACAATTATAAGCTTATGCATAGCAACTATAAGGAACGTGGCGACATGATTTCAGCGAATGATATATACATAGACCTAAAGGATCTTATGCTGAACCATGATTACCATACATACAAAAAAACGGGATCGTATGAGAGCCTTATCCAATACCAGATCGGCAAATTATTAAAGTTCTATACACGTAGTGGAACAAGTCCTGCTAGAGCCATAGTGGTTTCTTTCTTTATCATTTTACTCTTCTCATTTATCTACCTACTCTTCCCTTCTGAGTGGGACACTAAGAGTAAGAAGCGCATGATTGAAGATTATCGCATTTTCAAAGAAAAGAACGACAAGGGGTACGTTCGGCCGTTCTTAGTAATGTCAATCGGAATTATCCGAAGTTGGCTAAACGCGTTTGCGCTTAGCCTAAACGCCTTTGTAACACTTGGTTTTGGTGCGATTCCGACAAAAGGTGTTGGTCGTTATATCTGCATTCTTCAGGGGTTTATGGGCTGGTTCTTGTTAAGTATCTTTACCGTATCACTGATCAATCAGGTATTGATTTAA
- a CDS encoding endonuclease/exonuclease/phosphatase family protein, which yields MSYNIKHGVGNDAVLDLSRAASVINDQKPDICGLQEIDYLCTRSDSVDQSRYLAERTNMKSTFGKFMDYQGGAYGMATLTTNSVVKSTVLSLPDGLYEPRSAIVQELELAKGGQIVFVNVHFDWIGGDEGSASRLRQAKALVDHLNSLTNPIVITGDFNCTPDSPTMRYFYDHGFQFADKGEDNLSFQGEKKSEIDHVIYRGTSEQKIGLKSIRLLNEPIVSDHRPLVAELQITY from the coding sequence ATGTCTTACAACATAAAACATGGTGTAGGAAATGACGCTGTTTTGGACTTATCTAGAGCCGCAAGCGTCATAAATGACCAAAAACCTGATATCTGTGGACTTCAGGAAATTGACTATTTGTGCACACGTTCAGACAGTGTAGACCAAAGCCGTTATTTAGCCGAAAGAACTAACATGAAAAGCACTTTCGGTAAATTTATGGACTATCAAGGAGGTGCCTATGGTATGGCCACGCTCACTACCAATTCTGTTGTAAAAAGTACGGTATTATCCTTGCCCGATGGTCTTTATGAACCCAGGTCAGCGATAGTCCAAGAGTTAGAGCTTGCCAAAGGCGGCCAGATTGTTTTTGTTAATGTTCACTTTGATTGGATCGGTGGAGATGAGGGGTCAGCCAGTCGATTAAGGCAAGCGAAAGCATTAGTCGATCACTTGAACTCATTAACAAATCCGATTGTCATTACAGGGGATTTCAATTGTACCCCCGACTCCCCTACCATGCGATATTTCTATGATCATGGATTTCAATTTGCGGACAAAGGCGAAGATAATTTGAGTTTTCAAGGAGAAAAAAAATCGGAAATAGATCATGTAATTTATCGTGGTACTTCGGAGCAAAAAATCGGTCTAAAAAGTATTCGACTCTTGAATGAACCCATTGTTTCTGATCATCGACCGCTGGTCGCAGAACTACAAATCACTTATTAA
- a CDS encoding alpha/beta hydrolase, which produces MPIVAKSILVVAKSILALLLLTLINFSGFAQDTIAVNKTIRHTIKSEYLNENRDYWISLPIRYSDSLEYPVIYVFDAEWRFELVRNIAFDWGANEKIQNAIIVGIPHIDWRKKRGQDLTFSHSTYEYDGEQVDSTWYNDSNSGNGLNFYKYLTKELIPNVNRTYSTNNHETLIGHSYGGYFGGYILSLDHPFDSIHIYDPSIWFSNGEVTEAFKNTRYTKATKIHITYQPEPEFHKRKIEEFIEALERNKNITLTKTFYPNETHNSLYIDSFYQGIIKTNK; this is translated from the coding sequence ATGCCTATTGTAGCCAAAAGTATTCTTGTTGTAGCCAAAAGTATTCTTGCTTTATTATTATTGACTTTGATTAATTTTTCTGGCTTTGCCCAAGACACGATCGCTGTCAACAAAACTATTCGCCACACTATTAAGTCAGAATACCTTAACGAGAATAGAGACTACTGGATAAGCTTGCCAATTCGTTATTCAGATAGTCTGGAATATCCAGTCATCTATGTTTTTGACGCTGAATGGCGCTTTGAGTTGGTTCGTAACATTGCCTTTGATTGGGGAGCCAATGAGAAAATCCAGAACGCTATCATCGTAGGAATTCCTCATATCGATTGGAGAAAAAAGCGCGGCCAGGACCTTACTTTCAGTCATTCTACATACGAGTACGATGGTGAACAGGTAGACTCGACTTGGTACAATGACTCAAATTCAGGTAATGGTTTAAACTTTTACAAGTACCTGACAAAGGAGTTAATACCAAATGTAAACCGAACTTATTCGACCAATAATCATGAAACACTTATTGGGCATTCTTATGGTGGCTATTTTGGAGGATACATACTTTCACTTGACCATCCTTTTGACTCAATACATATTTATGACCCTTCAATTTGGTTTAGCAATGGTGAGGTAACTGAGGCTTTCAAAAACACACGCTATACAAAAGCCACAAAAATCCATATCACTTACCAGCCCGAACCGGAATTCCATAAGAGAAAAATTGAGGAGTTTATTGAAGCCTTAGAGCGCAATAAGAATATAACATTAACAAAGACTTTCTATCCTAACGAAACACACAACTCTCTTTATATCGATAGTTTCTATCAGGGTATCATTAAGACCAATAAGTAG
- a CDS encoding alpha/beta hydrolase-fold protein, translated as MKRPLSLLLLLNSFVAFAQNGNIEVNTYRYITDSIYSDYLQDYRTVKIYLPEGYTEDSKYPVIYTLDGEWLFEPTTTEVKKLIDFDVLPKSIVVGIFHKNRNQDLEVTWKTGQFKSKSNQFYKFLTLELVPKLDDHYATSGFNTLIGHSNSATFSAKVLTEEKQPFRGFIALSQNLFGNQLNEYINFSKQEKEKPIFYYVASGKRDAIDRLESGQQLDSLFNINQNKHLITRHDLFDADHDGVAAKGLDNGIIHVFSSYKRHNDWEEDLIDELWAKGIKSMDFLNTHKSEMANIYGIDYKFNKTDLGFMKAMAMTNEEIAEIQAFEIANFEISRDFYSGYAQLYEAIKSYDKALEYWNLRLEKNMDEDIHPFYYRRAVELLHVKMKAPEKAIEFARKWREIRPNLSPYFNLWISRIAVASGKSKDVGLASIREYIKNYDSDFPGDLTEARAIESELTETSAIEKEKRK; from the coding sequence ATGAAAAGACCGTTATCCCTACTGCTTTTGCTGAATAGCTTCGTAGCATTTGCTCAAAACGGAAATATTGAGGTCAATACTTACCGATATATCACTGACTCAATTTATTCGGACTACCTTCAAGATTACAGAACCGTAAAGATCTACTTACCTGAAGGATACACGGAAGACTCTAAATATCCGGTCATATATACATTAGATGGTGAATGGCTATTTGAACCTACAACGACTGAGGTAAAAAAACTTATTGACTTTGACGTTTTACCAAAGTCCATTGTCGTAGGTATTTTCCATAAAAACCGAAACCAGGATTTAGAAGTAACATGGAAAACAGGGCAGTTTAAATCAAAAAGCAATCAGTTCTACAAATTCTTGACTTTAGAGTTAGTTCCAAAACTAGATGACCATTATGCCACTTCTGGCTTTAATACGCTCATAGGGCATTCTAATTCAGCAACATTTTCGGCGAAGGTCTTAACTGAAGAAAAACAGCCATTTCGTGGTTTTATCGCATTGAGTCAGAACCTTTTTGGCAATCAACTTAACGAGTACATCAACTTTTCAAAACAAGAAAAAGAGAAGCCGATATTTTATTATGTGGCATCTGGGAAACGAGACGCCATCGACAGGTTGGAGTCAGGCCAACAGCTTGATAGTTTGTTCAACATTAACCAAAACAAACATCTAATTACACGTCATGATTTATTCGATGCTGATCACGATGGAGTAGCAGCTAAGGGTCTGGATAATGGCATTATACATGTTTTTTCAAGTTATAAGCGTCACAATGATTGGGAGGAAGACTTAATCGATGAGCTTTGGGCTAAAGGCATCAAATCCATGGACTTTTTAAACACGCACAAAAGTGAAATGGCCAATATTTATGGCATAGACTATAAATTCAACAAAACTGACTTAGGTTTTATGAAGGCTATGGCCATGACCAATGAAGAAATTGCTGAAATACAAGCCTTTGAAATAGCCAACTTCGAGATTTCGCGAGACTTCTACTCTGGCTATGCCCAGTTATATGAAGCTATCAAGAGTTACGACAAGGCTTTAGAATATTGGAACCTAAGGCTTGAAAAAAACATGGATGAGGATATTCATCCGTTTTATTATAGACGAGCAGTTGAATTGCTTCATGTAAAAATGAAAGCTCCAGAAAAAGCGATAGAATTTGCTAGAAAATGGCGTGAAATCCGGCCTAACCTTTCGCCATATTTTAACCTATGGATTTCCAGAATCGCAGTGGCATCTGGCAAATCAAAGGATGTTGGGTTAGCCTCTATCCGAGAATATATCAAGAACTATGATAGCGACTTTCCCGGGGACCTGACAGAGGCAAGAGCTATTGAGTCTGAATTGACTGAAACTTCGGCAATAGAAAAGGAAAAAAGGAAGTAA
- a CDS encoding prohibitin family protein, which produces MRLFIVLVLAVSLSSCAVIRPGEVGVKQKMGKLSDQSKASGSIWYNPLSSRVIKVSTQTENLELTISLPSKEGLSITSQISILYQVNAEKVTQVVEDLGLNFEPIIANIFRSASADVCSKYSAKDMHSGMRANIEGAIATRMSEILNDKGILIEEVLLKSIQLPAALANSIEQKLQAEQDALRMKFILDREKLEAERKLIAAKGTRDAQKILAEGLTKQILEFKSIEAFIELAKSQNSKVIITDGKTPYLIQNDK; this is translated from the coding sequence ATGAGGTTGTTTATAGTATTAGTTCTCGCAGTATCGTTAAGTAGTTGTGCCGTCATTCGTCCAGGAGAAGTGGGTGTAAAACAGAAAATGGGTAAGCTCAGTGATCAGTCAAAAGCATCTGGATCAATTTGGTATAATCCGTTGAGTAGCCGTGTAATCAAAGTGTCTACACAAACTGAAAACCTTGAGTTGACAATTAGTTTACCGAGTAAGGAAGGGTTGAGTATTACTTCTCAAATCTCTATTTTATATCAGGTAAATGCCGAAAAAGTAACACAAGTCGTGGAAGATTTGGGCCTTAATTTTGAACCTATCATTGCCAACATCTTTAGAAGTGCCAGTGCTGATGTTTGTTCAAAATATAGCGCTAAAGACATGCACTCTGGTATGAGGGCTAATATTGAGGGAGCCATTGCCACGCGCATGAGTGAAATTTTGAATGACAAAGGGATCTTGATCGAGGAGGTTTTATTGAAGAGTATCCAGTTACCTGCGGCCTTAGCCAATAGTATAGAACAAAAGCTTCAGGCCGAGCAAGATGCTTTACGAATGAAGTTTATTCTTGACAGAGAAAAATTAGAAGCTGAGCGTAAACTGATCGCAGCTAAGGGTACAAGAGATGCCCAGAAGATATTGGCAGAAGGTTTGACTAAGCAGATTCTTGAATTTAAGAGTATCGAAGCATTCATTGAATTAGCTAAATCTCAGAATTCTAAGGTGATTATTACAGATGGTAAAACGCCATATTTAATCCAAAACGACAAATAG